From the genome of Natronolimnobius baerhuensis:
GGTGTTCGACCGTATCCGAAAGCCGAACGCGAGCGCTGGCTTCCGACAGCCGAACCAGCGCCTCGAGTTTCCGCGCTGTCACCGGCACCGCTGCGTCCTCATCTGTCCCTTTCGAACGAAGGTCGACGTAGAAATCCCGGATCGCCTCCCGGGCTTCCTCGGTCATCCGTGGATGGCAGTTCTGCTTCGAGAAGGCGATGTACTTCCGGAGGAGGTCAGCATCGATAACGGGATCGACCTGATCGGTCATTTCCTCGATTTCGGCCTGGCTCACCTCTGTATTCGGCATCTGCTCGCGCTGTGTCGTCAACTCGCCTGCGTAGTTAGTTGTGAGGATGTGATCTGCCAGATTCCGGTCTTTTTCCTCGTCAGGATCGTCCGTCACCGTAAAGATCAGGTCGAATCGCGAGATGAGCGCCGGCTCGAGGTCGATCTGCTCGCTGATCGGCTCGTAGTGGTCGAAGCGACCGTACTTGGGGTTTGCCGCCCCGAGCAGCGAACAGCGCGATTTGAGCGTGGCGTTAATCCCTGCCTTCGAGACCGAGATTTTCTGTTGCTCGAGTGCTTCGTGCATGGCACTGCGATCCTCCGATCGCATCTTATCCAGTTCGTCAACTGCTGCGATCCCCTGATCGGCGAGAACAAGCGCGCCGGCCTCGAGCGTCCACTGCTGTCCATCTCCAAAGTCGTCCCTCACAGCGGCGGCGGTAAGCCCTGCCGAGGATGACCCTTTCCCGGACGTATAGACGGATCGTGGTGCAATATTTTGGATATAGCCGAGCATCTGGGAATTATGTGAGATGACCCCATTCGAGATGTAGTTGTGCGTGTGCTCAATCTCGAGGTCGTACACCCAGTCGTAGTCGGGTTCGACTGTCTCAATCGATTCAATTTGATCCGTCTCTGCAGTGCTGGCAGCAACGCCACCGTCAGCCGCTACTTTTCGCCTATCTGACTGGTCGAGTGCCTTTCTGGCTGTCTTTGTCACAGCAACGGTGTCGCCTACCGATAGTTCCTCGGCGCAAACTGCACGAAAGCTGTTCAGAGTAGGAACGAACAACGGATGCGACGGCGTCACCTCGAGTTCGTGACCACTCGAGGTTCGAATCTGATACATTTGTGCAGGCGCGTCGCGTTTCCACACTTTCGTCGCCTGCTGTGGGGCAATTGAGCCGTCGCCTTGCAGGGACGGCACCTCGAGATCGATGTCGTCCCACCAGCCGTCGTCGATGGGTTTCGGATCCTCTAGATTCGACTCGACGAGATCACGAATTGGCACAGTTCGTCCATCCGCGAGTGAGATCTTCGTGTCTCCGCGAACGCACTTACCAGTACCAGGATCACCGATAAGCAGCATATGGAGGTCGCCACGGATTCTCGAGCCGTCGGGTAACTGCTTCGTAACCCCCGAGAACAACTGGAGGATCATCGCGAGTTTCTCCTGCTCGTAGCCGTAGATCGACGGCGCGATGGAGCCGACCATCTGCTCGTAGACGTCCTCCTGATTCGAAATTTCGTAGATTTTCTGTTTGTCCTCGTTGGTGATGTCCATGTCCTCGAACTGCTCTTCGTCGATATCGACGGACATCCCCTCCATGTAGAAATCAAAGACGGGCGATTTCTCCTGGTCGTTGCCCTGTTGCTCGAGGCGGAGAACACCGGCGGCGGAGACGTGGTCGCCGGGTGTGACCTCGCCCGTGATGTCGTCTTCGACGTGGACGTCGAGTGCCTGTGGTGTCTCGCCCCCGCGCAGGCCCTCAGGGCTTTCTTGAATGCGCAGTTTCTGGGAGTCGACGAACTCGGATTGGTCGAAGTTGACCTGGAAGGGGCCTTGGCGTTCACAGCCCTGGCACTCGTGGGGTTCCTGAAAGTTTCCGCTCGATTGGGGGACGCGAGAGAGGGTGCCACAGAGCTGGCACTCGAAAGCGGCCTCCTCGATTTTGGGCCGCACGTCGGTTGCCTTTCGGACGATGCCATGAACTTCGACGAGCGAGTTCATGTCTCGAGCGCGGATCTCCCGGATTTCGGGCGATTCCGTCTCGGGGAGGTTTCGCACGCGGACGTGTGCCTGTCCGAGGCTGACGTCGATTGGGAGGTCGTAGAGTCGCAGCGCCTCTTCGGCGTAGCGCTGGAGTTGCTCTGGCTGGTTCAGAAAGTCATCGGCCAGATCGGGGTCGTAGCGATAGAGTTCCTGCCAATCGACGTGTAGCGACCGCTGTTCATTTGGATAGCGTTGGGCAAGCTGCTTGATCTCGTTGTCGTAGTAGTTCCGGAAGAACTGCTCGAATGCGTCGACGAGTTCGGTGTTTCCCGCTTGCGCCATTGCACTGTGATAGGGGCGCCATCGCGTATAAATGGTGGCAAAGCAGGCTGAAACTGAACGCAAGCCACTACAACCGGGTGGCAGTGCTCACTAGCCGCGAGACACAAGACAAAATCGTTCACTCGGCAGTGACACCGGCCACAGCGAACACCAGTTGAAGTCCTGTTCCGATCGATGGAACGCACACGCCGCAATCTTTCCCT
Proteins encoded in this window:
- a CDS encoding ATP-binding protein, with protein sequence MAQAGNTELVDAFEQFFRNYYDNEIKQLAQRYPNEQRSLHVDWQELYRYDPDLADDFLNQPEQLQRYAEEALRLYDLPIDVSLGQAHVRVRNLPETESPEIREIRARDMNSLVEVHGIVRKATDVRPKIEEAAFECQLCGTLSRVPQSSGNFQEPHECQGCERQGPFQVNFDQSEFVDSQKLRIQESPEGLRGGETPQALDVHVEDDITGEVTPGDHVSAAGVLRLEQQGNDQEKSPVFDFYMEGMSVDIDEEQFEDMDITNEDKQKIYEISNQEDVYEQMVGSIAPSIYGYEQEKLAMILQLFSGVTKQLPDGSRIRGDLHMLLIGDPGTGKCVRGDTKISLADGRTVPIRDLVESNLEDPKPIDDGWWDDIDLEVPSLQGDGSIAPQQATKVWKRDAPAQMYQIRTSSGHELEVTPSHPLFVPTLNSFRAVCAEELSVGDTVAVTKTARKALDQSDRRKVAADGGVAASTAETDQIESIETVEPDYDWVYDLEIEHTHNYISNGVISHNSQMLGYIQNIAPRSVYTSGKGSSSAGLTAAAVRDDFGDGQQWTLEAGALVLADQGIAAVDELDKMRSEDRSAMHEALEQQKISVSKAGINATLKSRCSLLGAANPKYGRFDHYEPISEQIDLEPALISRFDLIFTVTDDPDEEKDRNLADHILTTNYAGELTTQREQMPNTEVSQAEIEEMTDQVDPVIDADLLRKYIAFSKQNCHPRMTEEAREAIRDFYVDLRSKGTDEDAAVPVTARKLEALVRLSEASARVRLSDTVEHHDAERVIEIVHSCLQDIGVDPETGEFDADIVEAGTSKSQRDRIKNIKQLISDIEEEYDDGAPVDIVLERAEEVGMDHSKAEHEIDKLKQKGEVYEPSTDNLRTT